The Gymnogyps californianus isolate 813 chromosome 5, ASM1813914v2, whole genome shotgun sequence genome contains a region encoding:
- the LOC127016401 gene encoding serum amyloid A protein-like, with product MRLCVCLVLLSFILCASADMPPVLQGGRFVWDAVGGAWDMLRAYQDMREANYKGADKYFHARGNYDAAQRGPGGAWAAKVISDAREKWQGDVSGRGAEDTRADQEANAWGRNGGDPNRYRPAGLPSKY from the exons ATGAGGCTCTGTGTCTGCCTCGTGTTGCTCTCCTTTATTCTGTGTGCAAGTGCTGACATGCCACCAGTACTCCAAGGTGGACGATTTGTCTGGGATGCAGTTGGAG gGGCATGGGATATGCTCAGAGCATACCAGGACATGCGTGAGGCAAATTATAAAGGTGCCGACAAATATTTCCATGCTCGTGGGAATTATGATGCTGCCCAAAGAGGACCTGGTGGTGCTTGGGCAGCCAAAGTGATCAG TGATGCCCGGGAAAAATGGCAAGGCGACGTGAGTGGCAGAGGTGCAGAAGACACCCGAGCTGACCAAGAGGCAAACGCGTGGGGCAGAAACGGCGGGGATCCCAACCGCTACAGACCTGCAGGCCTTCCCAGCAAATACTAA